From the uncultured Trichococcus sp. genome, one window contains:
- a CDS encoding Gfo/Idh/MocA family oxidoreductase, which produces MKIGVIGLGNIAQKAYLPVMVEMQDEVEWHLCSRNRETLESVGKKFGFRHLYTSIEEWLDSGIEAAFVHVATVAHAEIIRKLLERGVSVYVDKPISDDLEETKELIELADAKSLMLTAGFNRRFAPMVERLKEIPDKKMILIQKDRVKNVEPVRFAVYDLFIHIADAALYLLDDEVVSVQSHLVEDEGELKRLWLMLETKSTTCFVSMNYEAGANQEVMEVQSPAGIVRVLNLADMTIEQKNSKQQIAFGDWEWTLRKRGFAPLIGSFVAGVKERINPVSTESSYLSHSLCEKILTDNGFGSKPND; this is translated from the coding sequence ATGAAAATTGGAGTCATCGGGTTAGGGAACATTGCGCAAAAGGCGTATTTGCCGGTTATGGTCGAGATGCAGGATGAGGTGGAATGGCATCTGTGCTCGCGTAACAGGGAGACGCTGGAAAGTGTAGGGAAAAAATTCGGCTTCCGACATTTGTACACTTCGATTGAGGAATGGTTGGACAGCGGAATCGAGGCTGCCTTTGTGCACGTAGCTACCGTTGCCCATGCGGAAATCATCCGCAAGCTGCTGGAGCGAGGCGTTTCGGTCTATGTGGACAAGCCCATCAGTGATGATCTGGAAGAGACAAAGGAACTGATCGAGTTGGCGGACGCCAAGAGCTTGATGCTTACTGCTGGCTTCAATCGTCGGTTTGCTCCGATGGTGGAACGGCTGAAGGAGATTCCTGATAAAAAGATGATCCTGATTCAGAAGGATCGTGTAAAGAACGTTGAACCGGTCCGCTTCGCTGTCTATGATCTGTTCATTCATATCGCGGATGCCGCTCTGTATTTGTTGGATGATGAAGTTGTTTCGGTGCAATCGCATCTGGTCGAAGACGAAGGGGAATTGAAACGGCTATGGCTGATGCTCGAAACGAAAAGCACGACTTGTTTCGTCTCGATGAACTATGAGGCGGGTGCCAATCAGGAAGTCATGGAAGTCCAAAGCCCGGCTGGGATTGTGCGCGTCCTGAATTTGGCCGATATGACCATCGAACAAAAAAATAGCAAGCAGCAAATTGCTTTCGGCGATTGGGAATGGACGCTCCGTAAGCGAGGGTTCGCGCCGCTGATCGGTTCGTTTGTCGCAGGAGTCAAAGAACGTATAAACCCCGTATCCACGGAATCAAGCTATCTGAGCCATTCACTGTGCGAGAAAATACTCACCGACAATGGATTCGGAAGCAAGCCGAACGACTAG